Proteins encoded by one window of Myxococcus guangdongensis:
- a CDS encoding SDR family NAD(P)-dependent oxidoreductase, producing the protein MKLLSQCAIVTGGAQGIGLAVASRLMREGTHVLVFGRTETKVVEAAERLNREAEGRARAVPFAGDVCRVDDVHRAHELATRELGLPGILVNNAGTVSLSLLMDLPEDELDRLFAVNLKGPFLCLKTFARALIARGQPGAVVNVSSLCQTVVSEGLGHYSASKAALAQLSRAAALELGRHNIRVNVVAPGATHTPQAAAFIEGPTMHRELLARTPLGRAHALADEVARVVMFLCSDDSAWMTGESLDVDGGNHLRGLPNYWEALNPPR; encoded by the coding sequence GTGAAGCTCCTCTCACAATGCGCCATCGTCACCGGTGGCGCGCAGGGAATCGGTCTGGCCGTCGCCTCGCGGCTCATGCGCGAGGGCACCCACGTGCTCGTTTTCGGACGCACGGAGACGAAGGTGGTGGAGGCGGCCGAACGTCTCAACCGCGAGGCGGAGGGCCGCGCGCGCGCCGTGCCCTTCGCCGGAGACGTGTGTCGGGTGGACGACGTCCACCGTGCCCACGAGCTCGCCACGCGCGAGCTGGGGCTGCCCGGCATCCTGGTGAACAACGCGGGCACGGTGTCGCTGTCACTGCTGATGGACCTGCCCGAGGACGAACTGGACAGGCTGTTCGCGGTGAACCTGAAGGGGCCCTTCCTCTGCCTGAAGACCTTCGCCCGCGCGCTCATCGCCCGGGGACAACCGGGCGCGGTCGTGAATGTCTCGTCGCTGTGCCAGACGGTGGTGTCGGAGGGCTTGGGGCACTACAGCGCGTCGAAGGCGGCGCTCGCCCAGCTCTCACGCGCGGCGGCGCTGGAGCTGGGGCGTCACAACATCCGCGTGAATGTCGTCGCCCCGGGCGCCACCCACACGCCCCAGGCCGCGGCCTTCATCGAGGGGCCGACGATGCACCGCGAGCTGTTGGCGCGCACGCCGCTGGGGCGCGCGCATGCCTTGGCGGACGAGGTGGCGCGGGTGGTGATGTTCCTGTGCTCCGACGACTCCGCCTGGATGACGGGCGAGAGCCTGGACGTGGACGGCGGCAACCACCTGCGCGGACTGCCCAACTACTGGGAGGCGCTGAACCCGCCCCGGTAG